Genomic window (Vibrio sp. NTOU-M3):
AGAATATCAACTCGCTGTCTGTCGTCCCTTTTCGTTGTAGGTATAAAAACTCAGGCAAACTTCTCTCAAGTTCATATTTTACTTTCTCAAACTCACCAATTTGCCCGTTATGAAGAAACATCCAGTTTTCAAAGATAAAAGGATGGCAGTTTGATCGAGAAACTTGCGTTCCAGTAGATGAGCGTACGTGTGCCATAAAACGATGTGAGCGAATGTGGTGCGCCAAAGAACGCAAATTTTCATCTCCCCATGCGGGCAACACCTCATGAAATTGACCCGGTGTATCGCGCTCCGTGTACCAACCTAAACCAAAGCCATCCGCATTCACTCGAGTTACCGCCTTTCTCGCCTCAAGGCTTTGATGAACTAATGAAAATTCAGGTTCATACACTAATTCATCGATGTAGATGGGGGTACCATGATATGCAAGCCATCGACACATATTGTTCTCCTTTTAATAAATATGACACAACCTATGTGATATTAAACCTTTCCAGATTATAGTTTGGCTTAGCACTCATCGAGTAAAGCAGATTGAAAACATCATATTTAAAAAACGTCATGAAAGCGTTCAATATACTGCCTCGGGGTTACCCCTCTTTGCTTCTTAAACATACGGTTGAAACTCGCTTCATTGCTGTATCCCAGCGCTTTCGCAACCTCAGCAAGAGGGACATTCTTTGACATTAATGCGATCGCTCGATTACTGAGAACATAACCACACACCGTTGTAAAATTTAAACCTTCTTGATGCAAACGCCGTTGAAATTGTTGTTCAGAACAACCTAAGAGCTGCGCAACCCCCTTTACCGTTGGCAAACCATAATGGCAGCTGTAATTAATGAGCTCATAAATCACTTTCAATCCATCTTCTGGCTCTGGCATGTTAAGAAAATCATCTAGATCACTGAAGTTCATAGCTAAGCGCTTGTTCGATATTTTCTTAGACTGTTGAGTCGTTAAGCGTAGATCCGCGTTAAACCATACCTCGGTTTTATTGTGATTCCAGACGACAGTACAACCAAAAAACGCTTCATATTCCTTGGTGTTTTTTCGCGACCCTGACAGCATCACACGAAGAGGGTTGAAGGATTCACCAAGGTATTCACGTAGGATCTTGGTCATAAAAATAGCCACTCTGACGCTGTCATGTGCTTTTTGTTCCGGCTCAATGAAAGGGTTGCTATACGTCCATTTTAATAGGTTGCCAATCTGGGCCCCTGCCAAGAAAGCGCCAGATTGTAAACAGCTAAGACCATAGTTTACGCGCCGAATCGTCGAAGCAAGATCGTAACCAGAAAGAAGCCAACGGCTAATGGTGCCCAAACGGCCAATCTCAATATCACGAGACATTTTCAGAATGATATCTGGCTCAGAAGTGGCCAATTCTAGATTTCTGTACCACTTATTTAGATCACTAAGAGGGATCAAAGTCATTGAACTAGAGAATACACTCTCTGCTATCCCTAATTCCCCATTTGATAATTGATAGCGATGTCTTGCGGCATTGTGAATATTCAGAATACCAATTGAGCGAATAAACCTGACCGACTTCAAAATACAGATCCAATCAAATAAAGATGAATTTTGATTAAATCTGTCACAAACACTTCCAAAATTCAAATTCTGATCACAATCCTCCCAGAACATAGAACCGGAGTATTGAATGAGTCTTTTGAGTGTTCCTTTTGTTGGGACAAGTGCAGACACAGTGCTACACGTCTTTGCCACTGTTGTCTTACTTGCAACCGTCGGTGCAGCCTTATACGGCTTTTGGCGCATCCATGAACTACCAATAAACAAAGCTCACAGTAAAGAGCACCATCAGTTAGGGTTAATCACCGCCCTCACATGGATTGGATTCGTCTGGCACTGGGTGTGGGTGCTCGCCGTTATCCTTGCTTTCGTTGATATGGAAAAAGCCAT
Coding sequences:
- a CDS encoding MFS transporter is translated as MSLLSVPFVGTSADTVLHVFATVVLLATVGAALYGFWRIHELPINKAHSKEHHQLGLITALTWIGFVWHWVWVLAVILAFVDMEKAIVNLRDTWRHAPQQEMNPEEKNK
- a CDS encoding class II glutamine amidotransferase, which encodes MCRWLAYHGTPIYIDELVYEPEFSLVHQSLEARKAVTRVNADGFGLGWYTERDTPGQFHEVLPAWGDENLRSLAHHIRSHRFMAHVRSSTGTQVSRSNCHPFIFENWMFLHNGQIGEFEKVKYELERSLPEFLYLQRKGTTDSELIFLLMLKHGLQVDAVGAVKKTLSEISELTERMQVSEPFKASICLSDGEQFWAVRYSSDPYPPTMFLSQYQEGMVLTSEPLDKVHIWHAIAPQTLIHIHGAQTTTIDL
- a CDS encoding helix-turn-helix domain-containing protein, with protein sequence MKSVRFIRSIGILNIHNAARHRYQLSNGELGIAESVFSSSMTLIPLSDLNKWYRNLELATSEPDIILKMSRDIEIGRLGTISRWLLSGYDLASTIRRVNYGLSCLQSGAFLAGAQIGNLLKWTYSNPFIEPEQKAHDSVRVAIFMTKILREYLGESFNPLRVMLSGSRKNTKEYEAFFGCTVVWNHNKTEVWFNADLRLTTQQSKKISNKRLAMNFSDLDDFLNMPEPEDGLKVIYELINYSCHYGLPTVKGVAQLLGCSEQQFQRRLHQEGLNFTTVCGYVLSNRAIALMSKNVPLAEVAKALGYSNEASFNRMFKKQRGVTPRQYIERFHDVF